A genomic stretch from Vibrio algarum includes:
- the ftsY gene encoding signal recognition particle-docking protein FtsY: MTDKKKRGLFSWLGFGEDDGQGQDGKNEQVEELQQENQEAENVVESDLASNEYQEDLQINEASLTNEDAVDDELNTNVDSESEKEAFVETPVTRFEDTTESILTAENLEQIENSTESVEAQLNLDEADDSEIKEEKTVIVEQEKPTEGFFARLKRSLARTKQNIGAGFFGLFKGKSIDDDLFEELEEQLLIADVGMDTTVKIIDSLTEKASRRELKDGEALYGLLKEEMAEILSHVEQPLVIDSQHTPYVILMVGVNGVGKTTTIGKLAKQFQADGKKVMLAAGDTFRAAAVEQLQVWGERNNVPVIAQHTGADSASVIYDAIEAAKARGADVVIADTAGRLQNKGHLMEELRKIVRVMKKIDDSAPHEIMLTLDAGTGQNAISQAKLFSDVAPITGITLTKLDGTAKGGVIFAIADQFNIPIRYIGVGESIDDLRPFESENFIEALFSREE, encoded by the coding sequence ATGACGGATAAGAAAAAACGCGGACTATTTTCATGGCTTGGTTTTGGCGAAGATGATGGGCAAGGCCAAGATGGAAAAAATGAGCAAGTAGAAGAACTTCAACAAGAGAATCAAGAAGCAGAGAATGTTGTTGAATCTGACTTAGCCAGCAATGAATACCAAGAAGATCTTCAAATTAACGAAGCATCTTTGACTAATGAAGATGCAGTAGATGATGAACTCAATACGAATGTGGATTCTGAAAGTGAAAAAGAAGCTTTTGTAGAAACACCTGTTACAAGGTTCGAAGATACAACAGAATCCATTTTGACAGCTGAGAATCTTGAGCAAATAGAAAATTCGACTGAATCGGTAGAAGCACAATTAAATTTAGACGAAGCGGATGATTCTGAAATAAAAGAAGAAAAAACAGTCATCGTGGAGCAAGAGAAACCGACAGAAGGTTTTTTTGCAAGGTTAAAACGTAGTTTAGCACGAACAAAACAGAACATTGGTGCAGGATTTTTTGGCTTATTTAAAGGAAAATCAATAGACGATGATCTATTTGAAGAATTGGAAGAGCAGCTTTTAATAGCCGATGTTGGGATGGATACGACCGTAAAAATCATTGACAGCTTAACTGAAAAGGCCTCACGTAGAGAGTTAAAAGATGGTGAAGCACTTTATGGTTTATTAAAAGAAGAGATGGCAGAAATACTGTCTCACGTAGAACAACCATTGGTTATCGACTCTCAACATACGCCATACGTTATATTGATGGTTGGTGTGAATGGTGTAGGTAAAACCACCACCATTGGTAAGTTAGCGAAACAATTTCAGGCTGATGGAAAAAAAGTCATGTTAGCAGCAGGAGATACATTCCGAGCTGCAGCTGTAGAACAGCTACAAGTGTGGGGTGAAAGAAACAATGTGCCCGTGATCGCGCAGCATACCGGAGCCGATAGTGCGTCTGTGATTTATGATGCTATAGAGGCGGCGAAAGCCCGTGGTGCCGATGTTGTCATTGCCGATACAGCAGGCCGATTACAAAACAAAGGCCACTTGATGGAAGAGTTACGTAAAATAGTGCGTGTGATGAAAAAAATTGATGATTCAGCGCCCCATGAAATTATGTTAACACTTGATGCTGGCACTGGCCAAAATGCGATTAGCCAAGCAAAACTGTTTAGTGATGTTGCACCTATAACAGGAATAACATTAACTAAACTCGACGGCACGGCGAAAGGGGGCGTTATTTTTGCTATTGCTGATCAGTTTAATATCCCTATTCGCTATATAGGTGTTGGGGAAAGCATTGATGATCTTCGCCCGTTTGAATCTGAAAACTTTATTGAAGCGCTATTTAGTCGCGAAGAATAA
- the ftsE gene encoding cell division ATP-binding protein FtsE, whose amino-acid sequence MIRFQQVSKAYRGGRQALQKVDFHLRQGEMAFLGGHSGAGKSTLLKLICAMERPSDGTIHFNGHDITKISNTDIPLLRRNIGIVFQDHRLLMDRTVFDNVALPMRIESATENDIKRRVSAALDKIGLLDKAKCLPSQLSGGEQQRVGIARAVVNRPTLVLADEPTGNLDPELSNRTMMLLEEFNRAGVSILVATHDVGLVSSRPQYRQFELNQGFLSEVEGYGQ is encoded by the coding sequence GTGATAAGATTTCAGCAAGTGAGTAAAGCTTACCGAGGTGGTCGCCAAGCATTACAAAAAGTCGATTTTCACCTTAGGCAGGGCGAAATGGCCTTTTTGGGAGGGCATTCTGGTGCAGGTAAAAGTACTTTACTTAAGCTGATTTGTGCTATGGAGCGACCTTCTGATGGCACTATTCACTTCAATGGGCATGATATTACTAAAATCTCGAATACCGATATTCCGTTATTAAGACGTAATATCGGTATTGTTTTTCAAGATCACCGCTTATTAATGGATCGTACTGTTTTTGATAATGTTGCCTTGCCAATGCGTATAGAGTCTGCGACAGAAAACGATATTAAGCGTAGAGTCTCCGCCGCCTTAGATAAAATAGGCCTATTAGACAAAGCTAAATGCTTACCTAGTCAACTGTCTGGTGGTGAGCAACAAAGAGTCGGTATTGCTAGGGCTGTTGTCAATAGACCTACATTAGTTTTAGCTGACGAGCCTACCGGTAATCTAGATCCTGAACTTTCTAATAGAACCATGATGTTACTTGAAGAGTTTAATCGAGCTGGAGTTTCTATTCTTGTAGCCACTCACGATGTTGGCCTTGTTAGTAGTCGCCCGCAATATCGCCAATTCGAATTGAATCAAGGTTTTCTAAGCGAGGTTGAAGGTTATGGCCAATAA
- the ftsX gene encoding permease-like cell division protein FtsX, which produces MANNTRIKKKVDRVGFLAMHLRQAKSSFMSLWLRPLGNLLTLAVIAMALSLPATVYLVGKNIAKVAEGVASPSQVNAYIQEDIAEARIMVLKDKIENWANVESVEYISSQQGLNDLSEYSGFEQAISLLSDYSLPAVLIIQPTEQNDAVIKEIALAISKEQGITDVRLDEDWLARLDAMKNLATAVVVTLAVLMIGAVFLIVGNTLRFTILAHKEEIQVMKLIGATDSFILRPYLYSGMWFGFIGGVSAWFLTAIITVILNGAVDKLSILYDNQFHLIGLNWDESLLLLMLGVFLGFTAANLSTRKHLKEIEPV; this is translated from the coding sequence ATGGCCAATAATACTCGTATTAAAAAGAAAGTTGATCGTGTTGGTTTCTTGGCGATGCATTTAAGGCAAGCCAAAAGCTCATTTATGAGCTTGTGGCTTAGGCCATTAGGGAATTTATTGACCTTAGCTGTCATTGCTATGGCTCTTTCTTTGCCCGCGACTGTGTACCTTGTGGGTAAAAATATTGCAAAGGTTGCTGAAGGAGTAGCTAGTCCATCGCAAGTGAATGCTTACATTCAAGAAGATATTGCTGAAGCGCGAATCATGGTGCTTAAAGATAAGATAGAAAATTGGGCAAATGTTGAGAGTGTGGAATATATTTCTTCTCAGCAAGGTCTCAATGATTTAAGCGAGTATTCTGGCTTTGAACAAGCGATTTCATTATTAAGCGATTATTCTTTGCCAGCTGTGTTGATCATACAGCCAACAGAACAAAACGATGCTGTTATTAAAGAGATTGCATTAGCGATAAGTAAAGAGCAGGGCATTACTGATGTCAGGCTGGATGAAGACTGGCTTGCTCGATTAGATGCGATGAAGAATCTGGCTACAGCAGTTGTTGTTACCCTAGCGGTCTTAATGATTGGTGCCGTTTTTCTAATTGTAGGCAATACACTGCGCTTTACGATATTAGCGCATAAAGAAGAAATTCAAGTGATGAAGCTAATTGGTGCTACCGATAGTTTTATATTACGGCCTTATCTTTATTCTGGTATGTGGTTTGGTTTTATTGGTGGCGTAAGTGCTTGGTTTTTGACCGCTATAATTACTGTTATACTTAATGGAGCTGTAGATAAGCTTTCTATTTTATACGACAATCAATTTCATTTAATCGGCTTAAATTGGGATGAGTCATTACTTTTGCTGATGCTAGGTGTTTTTTTAGGTTTCACAGCAGCAAATCTATCTACGCGTAAGCACTTGAAAGAGATTGAACCTGTATAA
- the rpoH gene encoding RNA polymerase sigma factor RpoH, with protein MANQKYSMALVTQDSLDSYIRSANSYPMLTAEEERDLAERLHYKGEIDAAKGLILSHLRFVVHVARGYSGYGLPMADLVQEGNIGLMKAVKRFNPEVGVRLVSFAVHWIKAEIHEYVLRNWRIVKIATTKAQRKLFFNLRKNKKRLGWFNNGEVETVARELGVAPSEVREMESRLAAQDAAFELQNDDDDSGSYSAPVLYLEDKHSDVADNVEADNWETHTNSRLTHALSTLDERSQHIVRSRWLDDKKSTLQELAETYSVSAERIRQLEKNAMKKLKLAVGEF; from the coding sequence ATGGCAAATCAAAAGTATTCAATGGCTTTAGTTACGCAAGATAGCTTAGACAGCTATATCCGCTCAGCAAACAGTTACCCTATGCTGACAGCTGAAGAAGAGCGTGATTTGGCTGAAAGACTACATTACAAAGGTGAAATAGATGCTGCGAAAGGTCTTATACTTTCACATCTTAGATTCGTCGTTCATGTTGCTCGTGGTTATTCTGGTTATGGTTTGCCGATGGCAGATTTAGTTCAGGAAGGCAATATTGGCCTAATGAAAGCAGTAAAACGCTTTAACCCAGAAGTAGGTGTTCGCCTTGTCTCTTTTGCCGTGCATTGGATTAAAGCCGAAATCCACGAATACGTATTGAGAAACTGGCGTATTGTTAAGATAGCGACAACAAAAGCGCAGCGTAAACTTTTCTTCAATTTGAGGAAAAATAAAAAGCGTTTAGGTTGGTTTAATAACGGTGAAGTTGAAACGGTTGCTCGCGAACTAGGAGTTGCTCCTTCTGAAGTGCGGGAAATGGAATCACGCCTTGCTGCTCAAGACGCTGCATTTGAATTACAAAACGACGATGATGACTCTGGTAGTTATTCTGCTCCAGTGCTTTATCTTGAAGATAAGCACTCTGACGTTGCGGATAATGTAGAAGCTGATAACTGGGAAACGCACACCAATTCACGCTTAACCCATGCGTTGTCAACGTTAGATGAAAGAAGCCAACATATTGTTCGCTCTCGTTGGTTAGACGATAAAAAATCAACATTGCAAGAGCTAGCAGAAACTTACAGTGTTTCAGCAGAAAGAATACGTCAGCTTGAAAAAAATGCGATGAAGAAACTAAAATTGGCGGTTGGTGAATTTTAA
- the glpE gene encoding thiosulfate sulfurtransferase GlpE: protein MSSFKQISAVGAKGLISDRNAVLVDIRDAGSFSVSHAETARHLTNDTIVSLMEEVEFDHPILVMCYHGVSSQGAAEYLVNQGYEEVYSVDGGFSAWHMAGLPTQRG from the coding sequence ATGAGTAGTTTCAAGCAGATTAGTGCAGTTGGGGCAAAGGGTTTAATTAGTGATAGAAACGCCGTACTTGTTGATATTAGAGATGCTGGTTCTTTTTCTGTGTCACATGCAGAAACAGCCCGACATCTAACAAACGATACTATTGTTTCTTTAATGGAAGAGGTCGAATTTGATCACCCTATACTTGTTATGTGTTACCACGGAGTAAGCAGTCAAGGAGCCGCAGAATATTTAGTGAATCAAGGCTATGAAGAAGTTTACAGTGTTGACGGTGGATTTTCCGCATGGCACATGGCTGGCTTGCCGACTCAGAGAGGCTAA